Sequence from the Puniceicoccus vermicola genome:
TTTGTTGATCAGATCAAAAATGAAGATTCCAAGCTTCATGATGAACTGTATTCAGGTGATCTGCAGGTTTCCGGATACAGCCCTCAGCTTTTTGAGCCATTCGAGCGTTTGCGGTTACGGATCGAGGAGGAAGATTTACCCAAGAACGAACGTGGCTTTAAGCGCTTACTACAAACCAACCTTATTGAGGATCTGTCCAATTTCGATGGCTTGCTTCAAGAGCACGCTGAAACGATCAAAAGGCGGATAGAGGAACTCAATCTCCATTTGAAGGCGGTTGATTTTGACCGGCACAAGCATACCTACATACAACTGGTTCCGGATCGGGTAATGGATGAGCATCAACGGTGGTTCCGGCAGCATCGTGAATATGCTCTGCAGGACATCGCGCATATCGAGGATTCCGATGAGGCGCGCGAAGAGCGCTTCAATCGTGTAAAGAGTTTTCTGGATCAGTTGGCTGTTGATGAAAAGCGAACGCAGCGAGTCATCGACGTGAGAAACTGGTTTGAATTCAGAGCCGATGAATTCTATCGGGACGGAAACCGCTATGATCAAAGTTATAGTGGTGCCTCTGGGAAGTCAGGTGGAGAGAAGAATCGCTTGGCCTCGACAATTTTAGCGACTGCCATTGCTTATCAGTATGGGATATCGCTGAATAATGAACGTCAGACAGAAACGTTTCGACTCGTTGTGGTGGACGAAATGTTCAGTAAGACCGACGATGAGTTCTCTACCTATCTACTGGAATTGTTCAAGCAATTCAGCTTGCAGTTGATCATCGTGCAACCGCTGGACTCCAAGGTGCATCTTGTTCAAAAATATGCTGAGCGCTACCACATCGTTACGCGTCCAAAGGAATATTCGAATATCCATAATTTGGACGTGCGCGAATACGAAAAGCTAATGGGGGAGGTCGCTGAATCATGACAGTAGGCGACTTGCAGAATAAAGCGGTTCGTAAGCTCAGTGGGGTATTACGTGCACTCATTCGAGAGGAGACGATTTTTCCTCTACCTATTCCGGTTAAAAAGCCCAAGACTACGGCTCCAGTGTCTGAGTGGCGAAAGACAAATCAGCTCATCCGCTCCCAAAGCAAGGAAGTTCTTGGCTACGGCTTTACTGTCGAATGGGCACGAGTGAATTCAAAGCGACATGGGCTCAACGACTTTCCGACAAAGCTGACCTTTGAGTGCGCGGATGATTATTTGAAATATGTCCGGGCGGAGGGAGAAGCGAAGACAGTAGTTGCGAATACGAGAGCGATTGAACAACTAAGCCTTCATGCGAGGAGCTGGTGTGCATCGCATCTGGCTATGATGCGAAAGCCGAGTGGCACGATTCAGAATGCGATCATGATACTGGTTCATTTGAAGGCAGAACCAAATCCGGGTATTTACGCCCGCCAGTTGCCGGTGAAAGTGCCAACAAAGTTCTTCGAGCAGGAGCGCGGTTTGCTGGAAGCTCTCTTTCAAGAATTTGCACCCGAGTGTTTGGTTAATGACGCAGGCGGCCTAGAGGAACGATTAGGCCTGATGACGAAGGAGAGCTTGATTGAGTTTCGGACATTAGATTCCAATGTTCAGAGGCTGCCTTTTGGGCATGCGATGGCAACCGCCAGAGAACTTGCAGAAAAGGCTTCCTATTTTGAAGCCTTCGAAACCGTGATTGTTGTCGAGAACCATGTTCCCTTTCTGATTCTACCAGAACTCCCCAGAACCCTTGCAATCATGGGAAATGGGTATGCGGTTCGCCGGTTGGGTGATGTGCCGTGGC
This genomic interval carries:
- a CDS encoding DUF3322 and DUF2220 domain-containing protein, coding for MTVGDLQNKAVRKLSGVLRALIREETIFPLPIPVKKPKTTAPVSEWRKTNQLIRSQSKEVLGYGFTVEWARVNSKRHGLNDFPTKLTFECADDYLKYVRAEGEAKTVVANTRAIEQLSLHARSWCASHLAMMRKPSGTIQNAIMILVHLKAEPNPGIYARQLPVKVPTKFFEQERGLLEALFQEFAPECLVNDAGGLEERLGLMTKESLIEFRTLDSNVQRLPFGHAMATARELAEKASYFEAFETVIVVENHVPFLILPELPRTLAIMGNGYAVRRLGDVPWLKEKRVLYWGDIDLSGFAILAQFRACLPHVESLMMNLETWKHFSSRTQKHEAAQSISDREFDSLNPGERSMVEMLRENSGLRLEQEHIDFEYIKVVFRSCFNLIGMTQGHR